A stretch of Oncorhynchus gorbuscha isolate QuinsamMale2020 ecotype Even-year linkage group LG24, OgorEven_v1.0, whole genome shotgun sequence DNA encodes these proteins:
- the helt gene encoding hairy and enhancer of split-related protein helt isoform X1: MFVCLIICVVIFQQRTPISHKVIEKRRRDRINRCLNELGKTVPMARAKQNSGKLEKAEILEMTVQYLRALHSADFPRGREKGELLGEFANYFHYGYHECMKNLVHYLTTEERVETKDIKYARILAFLQSKSRVATEPVFGSLGAFPDQADYLCQLHSSPESLQSHSPNDSVFQQSPPGHFSWHSTARSPTISYPTVPLSAPTQQHHGGYLSPVQGLDHHYFNFFNGHPHANAFSLHSTQHAL; encoded by the exons ATGTTTGTTTGTCTAATCATTTGTGTTGTTATTTTTCAACAGAGAACTCCCATCTCCCATAAAGTAATAGAAAAAAGAAGACGAGATCGCATCAACCGCTGCCTAAACGAACTGGGGAAAACCGTGCCAATGGCGCGCGCGAAACAG AACTCTGGAAAGCTGGAGAAGGCCGAGATTCTGGAGATGACAGTTCAGTATCTACGAGCGCTCCACTCTGCAGACTTCCCCCGAGGCAGAGAAAAGG GTGAGCTACTGGGGGAGTTCGCCAACTACTTCCACTACGGCTACCACGAGTGCATGAAGAACCTGGTGCACTATCTGACCACGGAGGAGAGGGTTGAGACCAAAGACATCAAGTACGCAAGGATCCTGGCCTTTCTTCAGTCCAAGTCCCGGGTCGCCACCGAGCCGGTGTTCGGCTCACTGGGCGCGTTTCCAGACCAGGCAGATTATCTGTGCCAGTTGCACTCCTCCCCGGAGTCACTCCAGAGTCACAGCCCCAACGACTCCGTGTTTCAGCAGAGCCCACCCGGACACTTCTCTTGGCACAGCACGGCGCGCAGCCCGACCATCTCGTACCCAACGGTGCCGCTTTCCGCACCGACGCAACAGCACCATGGTGGCTACCTGTCACCAGTGCAAGGACTTGACCATCACTACTTCAACTTTTTCAACGGTCACCCGCACGCGAATGCGTTCAGTTTGCACAGTACGCAACATGCGTTGTAA
- the helt gene encoding hairy and enhancer of split-related protein helt isoform X2 has translation MASKMKDRKRTPISHKVIEKRRRDRINRCLNELGKTVPMARAKQNSGKLEKAEILEMTVQYLRALHSADFPRGREKGELLGEFANYFHYGYHECMKNLVHYLTTEERVETKDIKYARILAFLQSKSRVATEPVFGSLGAFPDQADYLCQLHSSPESLQSHSPNDSVFQQSPPGHFSWHSTARSPTISYPTVPLSAPTQQHHGGYLSPVQGLDHHYFNFFNGHPHANAFSLHSTQHAL, from the exons AGAACTCCCATCTCCCATAAAGTAATAGAAAAAAGAAGACGAGATCGCATCAACCGCTGCCTAAACGAACTGGGGAAAACCGTGCCAATGGCGCGCGCGAAACAG AACTCTGGAAAGCTGGAGAAGGCCGAGATTCTGGAGATGACAGTTCAGTATCTACGAGCGCTCCACTCTGCAGACTTCCCCCGAGGCAGAGAAAAGG GTGAGCTACTGGGGGAGTTCGCCAACTACTTCCACTACGGCTACCACGAGTGCATGAAGAACCTGGTGCACTATCTGACCACGGAGGAGAGGGTTGAGACCAAAGACATCAAGTACGCAAGGATCCTGGCCTTTCTTCAGTCCAAGTCCCGGGTCGCCACCGAGCCGGTGTTCGGCTCACTGGGCGCGTTTCCAGACCAGGCAGATTATCTGTGCCAGTTGCACTCCTCCCCGGAGTCACTCCAGAGTCACAGCCCCAACGACTCCGTGTTTCAGCAGAGCCCACCCGGACACTTCTCTTGGCACAGCACGGCGCGCAGCCCGACCATCTCGTACCCAACGGTGCCGCTTTCCGCACCGACGCAACAGCACCATGGTGGCTACCTGTCACCAGTGCAAGGACTTGACCATCACTACTTCAACTTTTTCAACGGTCACCCGCACGCGAATGCGTTCAGTTTGCACAGTACGCAACATGCGTTGTAA